A genome region from Fundulus heteroclitus isolate FHET01 unplaced genomic scaffold, MU-UCD_Fhet_4.1 scaffold_85, whole genome shotgun sequence includes the following:
- the LOC118562273 gene encoding THAP domain-containing protein 6-like, with protein MPQHCAAFFCLNRRTIDVRAREITFHKFPKDKDMRKKWEVSTRREGFTASNTSVLCSEHFKEEDFDRTGQIVRLKDSVVPSEFNFPAHLQKPVKVRTTLTSRRTEASHSMVSQDDQETFTPQPQPNDDHCYALPASRTALTAKLKEALARVECLEREKKNSMTREKRAKTTIRCLLGDLKEKNLINEELKERLEFYSDLQIDFMKNKVHEYTKEHREFALTLHLHGPKAYKYLREIQKFPLPHPHTLQRWLCSVDDKPGLNKMMLDMLEKRCQGDQAKYGFVALMLDAMAIKKHVQYNPHTQSMSGFVNPGDGSNETDVAAEALVFLVVGLQGHWKAPISYYLTNSLSPTKLQTSMCTLRTTK; from the exons atgcctcagcactgtgcggcgtttttctgtttgaatcgacggactattgacgtcagggctcgagagATAACTTTCCACAA GTTTCCCAAAGACAAAGATATGAGAAAGAAGTGGGAAGTTTCTACAAGGAGAGAGGGATTCACTGCAAGTAATACTTCCGTGCTTTGCAGTGAGCATTTTAAAGAAGAAGATTTTGACAGGACAGGTCAGATTGTCCGACTAAAAGATAGTGTTGTTCCATCAGAATTCAACTTCCCTGCTCACCTCCAAAAA CCGGTAAAGGTCAGGACAACACTAACTTCCAGAAGAACTGAAGCTAGCCATTCTATGGTCTCTCAAGATGACCAAGAAACATTTACTCCACAGCCTCAACCTAATGAT GATCATTGCTATGCCTTGCCGGCTTCTCGTACCGCGCTCACAGCCAAACTGAAGGAAGCCTTGGCAAGAGTGGAATGTCTGGAgcgggaaaagaaaaacagcatgaCCAGAGAAAAGAGGGCAAAGACCACAATTAGGTGTCTTTTGGGGGATTTGAAGGAAAAGAACCTCATTAACGAAGAGCTCAAAGAGAGGCTTGAATTCTACTCAG ATCTTCAGATTGACTTTATGAAAAATAAGGTCCATGAGTACACAAAGGAGCACAGAGAGTTTGCCCTCACACTCCATCTGCATGGCCCAAAGGCATATAAATACCTAAGGGAGATTCAAAAATTTCCCCTTCCACATCCGCATACATTACAAAG GTGGCTGTGTTCAGTGGATGACAAGCCTGGGTTGAACAAAATGATGCTGGATATGCTGGAGAAAAGATGCCAGGGAGACCAGGCTAAATATGGATTTGTTGCACTGATGTTGGATGCCATGGCAATCAAGAAACACGTGCAATATAATCCCCATACCCAGTCAATGTCTGGTTTTGTCAACCCGGGGGATGGAAGCAACGAGACTGATGTTGCTGCTGAGGCTCTTGTGTTCTTGGTGGTTGGCTTGCAAGGACATTGGAAGGCTCCAATTTCATACTACCTGACCAACTCCCTGTCACCAACAAAATTACAGACAAGCATGTGTACTTTGAGAACCACAAAATGA
- the LOC118562271 gene encoding uncharacterized protein LOC118562271, translated as MLMVPELLQIQQYVLTYRFSQDHLELLFNSVRASGGWNNNPSASQFQSIFRRLMVRCGVSPSDTGNVAPQDNTVSLSAVEMSSAETAEDHPSPFVNILAVVCDHSYLPTKFGGLVENALVYRAGFVVRQILRQLGCDVCRASLIREAVPSSVDESYHLLTLKNNGGLVIPSQGTVKVLRAAERVIRRASTKQPPKVSTVTHIVREEIGTEDVFLLGQHIEDTQFGIDNHHSNLLSLVVSVFMKIRLHHIAKVTTHELQKGNTRKKLSKTVLFQGF; from the exons ATGCTAATGGTTcctgaactgctccaaattcaGCAGTACGTCCTCACATACCGGTTCAGCCAAGATCATTTGGAGCTCCTATTTAATTCAGTCAGAGCATCAG GTGGCTGGAATAACAATCCCTCTGCAAGCCAGTTCCAGTCCATCTTCCGCCGTCTGATGGTTCGGTGCGGTGTCTCACCTAGTGACACAGGAAATGTGGCACCCCAAGATAACACTGTGTCCCTGTCTGCTGTGGAGATGTCCTCTGCTGAAACTGCTGAGGATCACCCGTCTCCATTTGTCAACATTTTGGCTGTTGTGTGTGACCACAGCTATCTTCCAACTAAGTTTGGTGGTCTAGTGGAAAATGCTCTGGTCTACAGAGCAGGATTTGTAGTCCGCCAGATTCTGCGACAACTAGGCTGTGATGTGTGTCGGGCAAGTTTGATCAGAGAAGCTGTACCCTCTTCAGTTGATGAGAGCTACCACCTGCTTACTCTGAAAAACAATGGTGGCCTAGTGATTCCCTCACAAGGAACAGTGAAAGTGCTGAGGGCTGCAGAGAGGGTGATTCGCAGAGCTTCAACAAAGCAACCCCCAAAGGTGTCGACTGTCACCCACATTGTCCGTGAAGAGATTGGGACAGAGGATGTGTTCTTGCTTGGGCAACACATTGAGGACACGCAATTTGGCATTGACAACCATCATTCCAACTTGTTGTCATTGGTTGTGTCTGTATTTATGAAGATAAGGCTGCACCACATTGCCAAAGTCACCACTCATGAACTCCAGAAGGGGAACACAAGAAAAAAGCTCAGCAAAACAGTCCTTTTTCAGGGCTTTTAG